A single window of Phyllostomus discolor isolate MPI-MPIP mPhyDis1 chromosome 13, mPhyDis1.pri.v3, whole genome shotgun sequence DNA harbors:
- the GRPEL2 gene encoding grpE protein homolog 2, mitochondrial — protein MAARSLWAVRRRVQHLLASSAASDARGCPHPFSTATQSTAGEDCGSEDPTDELGPSLAERALKLKAVRLEKEVQDLTVRYQRAVADGENIRRRTQRCVEDAKIFGIQSFCKDLVEVADILEKTTECISEEAELGDQKLTLEKIFRGLSLLEAKLKSVFAKHGLEKMTPIGDKYDPHEHELLCHVPAGVGVQPGTVALVRQDGYKLHGRTIRLARVEVAVESQRRL, from the exons ATGGCCGCGCGGTCCTTGTGGGCGGTCCGGCGGCGGGTGCAGCACCTTTTGGCCTCCAGTGCCGCGTCCGACGCCAG GGGATGTCCGCATCCTTTCAGCACCGCCACCCAGAGCACTGCTGGGGAGGACTGCGGTTCTGAGGACCCTACTGATGAGCTGGGGCCCTCTCTCGCAGAAAGAGCCTTAAAGCTAAAAGCTGTGAGACTGGAAAAGGAAGTCCAGGATTTAACA GTGAGATACCAGAGAGCTGTGGCTGATGGTGAGAACATAAGAAGGCGAACCCAGAGATGTGTAGAAGACGCCAAGATATTTG GAATTCAGAGTTTCTGTAAGGACCTGGTGGAGGTGGCGGACATCTTGGAGAAGACCACAGAGTGCATTTCTGAAGAAGCAGAGCTTGGGGACCAGAAGCTCACGCTGGAGAAGATCTTCCGAGGCTTGTCACTTTTAGAAGCAAAGCTGAAAAGTGTGTTTGCCAAGCACGGCCTGGAGAAAATGACCCCCATTGGTGACAAATACGACCCTCATGAGCACGAACTCCTGTGTCACGtgccagctggggtgggggtgcagcctGGCACAGTGGCGTTGGTGAGGCAAGACGGCTACAAGCTGCACGGCCGCACCATTAGACTCGCCCGGGTGGAGGTGGCGGTGGAGTCCCAGAGAAGACTGTGA